The sequence below is a genomic window from Methanofastidiosum sp..
GGAGGATGTTGAAAAGGTAAAACCTGATCCGGAACATGTTGAAGTTGCAATTAAACATTTAGAAAAAAAGGCTAAGGATACTGTAGTTATTGGAGACCATAGATACGACGTCCTCGCTGGAAAAAGAGCAGGATGTTTTACAATAGGAGTACTATCGGGCGTTTCTTCAGAAGATCTTCTAAATGATGCAGACCTTATAGTTACCTCTCTAGAGGAAATAATTTCATTTTTATAGAATATAGACAATAAAGTTTTTAAACAGCAACTTAATCGTTTCCTATATATCCAAAGATAGGAGGGTCACTATGGAATACAAAGTTATTGTTTCTTATCAAGATGGTAAAACTATACAGAAAGAAGTAAAAGACAAGCAGGCAGAATCCCTCTTTGGTTTAAAAATTGGCGAAGAGTTTAATGGTGAGACAATTGGACTTTCTGGCCACGTATTAAAGATTACAGGTGGATCCGATAAAGACGGATTTCCAATGAGAAAAGATCTCGATGGTAGCAGAAGAGTAAAACTTCTACTTTCTAAGAGTGTAGGCTTTAATCCAGTAGAACACGGCGAGAGAAGAAAAAAGAGAGTAAGAGGCAACACCATAAACGAAGACATTGCCCAAATTAATACCAAAGTAATTAAGCCTGAAAAATACGAAAATCCTGAAGAAAAGAAATCAGAAGAAGCACCAGAAGAAGCTAAATCTTAATGGTGCAAAATAATTATGGTAAAGGAGACATATAGTTGGGACAAGCTGAAGTAAATATAGGCCTTGTAGGGCATGTCGATCATGGTAAAACAACCTTGACACGAGCTCTATCTGGTGTTTGGACAGATAAACACAGCGAAGAGCTTAGGAGAGGTATTACAATTAGACTTGGATATGCAGATATAGAGTTTAAAAAATGTGAAAACTGTGAAGGAATTGAGGCTTATACTACAGAGAAAACTTGTTCAAAATGTGGCGGAGAATCTAAAGTTTTAAGAAAAGTCTCCTTTGTCGATGCACCTGGCCATGAAACCTTAATGGCAACAATGCTTTCAGGCGCTGCAATAATGGATGGGGCAATATTAGTCATAGCTGCTAATGAAAAATGTCCACAGCCCCAGACTAGAGAGCATTTAATGGCCTTAAATATAGTTGGAATTAAGAATATAGTAATTGCACAGAATAAAATTGAGCTTGTTTCTAAGGAAAAAGCAATTGAAAACTATAATCAAATTAAGAATTTTATTAAAGGGACTGTAGCTGAAAATGCTCCAATTATCCCCATATCCGCCCAACACAGAGTTAATATTGATTATCTCATTAAAGCTATTGAAGACGTCATAAAGACTCCAAAAAGAGATCCCAATAAACCACCGATCATGTACGTTGCAAGATCATTTGATACAAATAGGCCCGGAACATTTCCAGAAGACCTTAAAGGAGGTATCTTAGGCGGATCTCTAATTCAGGGAAAGCTAAAAGTTGGAGATAAAATAGAAATAAGGCCAGGATTTGAAAAAGTTGAACAGAACAAGAAAGTTTTCAAACCTATACTGACTGAAGTATCAAGCTTAAACGTTAGCAATGAATCAGTTGAAGAGGCTTTACCTGGTGGGCTTCTTGGAGTTGGAACTTCTCTAGATCCAGCAGTTACAAAATCAGACACTTTAGCAGGCAGTATTTTAGGACATCCAGAAGAGTTACCAAAAGTATGGGAGACTCTATCTCTTGAAATACACTTGCTTGAAAGAGTAGTTGGAACAGAGGATGAAATTGAGGTAGAACCAATAAGGCCCAAAGAAATGCTTCTGTTAAACGTTGGAACAGCTAAAACAATAGGTACAACAACTAAAGTTGGGAAAGTTACAGAAATGATATTAAAACTTCCAGTTTGTTCTTTAGTAGGCGAAAGGGTAGCCATCAGTAGAAGGGTCGGAGCCAGATGGAGACTAATAGGCTACGGAATAATAAAGTAGTTGTAATTTTAGATACTAATTTTCTTCTTCTTCCTGGTAGATTTAATCTCAGAATTGAATCAATCGAAGATGTTATTGAGAAAAAATGCCAGATACTTATACCTACAAATGTAATTTCAGAATTGAAAAAGATTGAACTCACAGGATCAGACAAGACTGCTAAAGAAATTGCATTAAAGATATCTGAGCGTTACGAAAAAATAGATTTTGAAGGCCCAGTTGATAGATCCATTCTAGAATATGCCAAAAATAATAAGTGCATAGTCGCTACAAATGATATGAAATTAAAGTCTGATTTAAGAAAAATTCAGATTCCAGTTATTTTCCTGAAAAAGGGAGTAAGACTGGCTCTCGAAGGTTACATTGAGTAAATTTTTGTTTTAATAGTCTCAACATTATCGGATAGGTTATGGGAAGTGTCTATTTTAATTACTTCTTCTTCAAATTCTTCAAATATTTTTTTCATCTTAAGATAAACGCTATAATCGGCATCACTGTATTTATCCTTTCTATTTTCTATCCTTTCTTTGAGAATCTCTTCTGGAGTTTCACAATAAACAAAATAAACATTTATTCCAAATAATACTCCAACTTCTTTTGCTCTTTTTCTCAAGGCTTTAGTATAAAAAGTTCCATCAAGAATAACATTTTTGTCTTTGGATAGATTTTCACTTGTTTGTGAAAAAATCTCATTATAGACAATCCTCTTATCTTCTTCGTTATATACTGGTTTTTCAAAAATCTTTTTCCTTATTTTATCAGTCGAAAGGACAACAGCATCTATATCTTTAGCGAGTCCTTCAGCAATTGTAGTTTTTCCAGTTCCTGGGAGACCAGTTATAACTATAAGCATATACTATTTCTTA
It includes:
- a CDS encoding 30S ribosomal protein S6e — encoded protein: MEYKVIVSYQDGKTIQKEVKDKQAESLFGLKIGEEFNGETIGLSGHVLKITGGSDKDGFPMRKDLDGSRRVKLLLSKSVGFNPVEHGERRKKRVRGNTINEDIAQINTKVIKPEKYENPEEKKSEEAPEEAKS
- a CDS encoding translation initiation factor IF-2 subunit gamma → MGQAEVNIGLVGHVDHGKTTLTRALSGVWTDKHSEELRRGITIRLGYADIEFKKCENCEGIEAYTTEKTCSKCGGESKVLRKVSFVDAPGHETLMATMLSGAAIMDGAILVIAANEKCPQPQTREHLMALNIVGIKNIVIAQNKIELVSKEKAIENYNQIKNFIKGTVAENAPIIPISAQHRVNIDYLIKAIEDVIKTPKRDPNKPPIMYVARSFDTNRPGTFPEDLKGGILGGSLIQGKLKVGDKIEIRPGFEKVEQNKKVFKPILTEVSSLNVSNESVEEALPGGLLGVGTSLDPAVTKSDTLAGSILGHPEELPKVWETLSLEIHLLERVVGTEDEIEVEPIRPKEMLLLNVGTAKTIGTTTKVGKVTEMILKLPVCSLVGERVAISRRVGARWRLIGYGIIK
- a CDS encoding nucleotide-binding protein; protein product: METNRLRNNKVVVILDTNFLLLPGRFNLRIESIEDVIEKKCQILIPTNVISELKKIELTGSDKTAKEIALKISERYEKIDFEGPVDRSILEYAKNNKCIVATNDMKLKSDLRKIQIPVIFLKKGVRLALEGYIE
- a CDS encoding AAA family ATPase; translated protein: MLIVITGLPGTGKTTIAEGLAKDIDAVVLSTDKIRKKIFEKPVYNEEDKRIVYNEIFSQTSENLSKDKNVILDGTFYTKALRKRAKEVGVLFGINVYFVYCETPEEILKERIENRKDKYSDADYSVYLKMKKIFEEFEEEVIKIDTSHNLSDNVETIKTKIYSM